The DNA region CGATCGCGCAGCGCTTTCCCGATCACGGCATCCTGAGCGAGGAAGCGCAGCACACCTTCCCCAATCGGGATTGGTGCTGGGCGATCGATCCGGTGGATGGCACGACCAATTTCACGCGCGGCATCCCGATCTGGGGCATCTCGATGGGACTGCTCTATCGCGGCGTACCCGTGTTTGGCTTGGTGCACTTTCCCGGGTTGGGGCAAACCTTCCATGGCTTTTGGTACGGCGATTCGGGCCTGTCGGGGCCAACCGGTGCCTTCTGCAACGACCATCCCATTCGCACCAGCGCGGATGCCCCCAGCAGCAACCACTTGTTCAACCTGTGCGCTCGCAGCACGAGCCTGGCCGCGCAACCGTTCCCGTGCAAGCTGCGCATGGTAGGCGTTTGCACCTACAGCTTTTTGTTGGTCGCCACCGGGGCCGCTCTAGGGGCCGAAGAAGCGACTCCCAAGGTGTGGGATCTGGCAGCGGTCTGGCCCATCCTGCAAGCGGCTGGCGGGTCCTCCCTCCCGCTAACCCCCGAGGCGATTTTTCCGCTGGTGGTGGGTCAGGACTACGGCCAAACCTCCTATCCCAGCTTGGTCGTGGGCCGCGCCGATTTGGTGCCCGTCTTTCGGCCGCTGGTGGCTGAGATAGCTGATCGGGTGCTGGCAGCTCAGCAGTAGCGCACGAGTAAGAGGGCGGTCAACCCATGACGCAGCTTTGGGGAGCGCTGCTGGTTTTGGTGCTCTGTCCGCTGCTGGGCGGCTTGCCGCTGGTTGAAGGGATCGCGCGCCTGCTGGCCGGCCGCCGCCTAAGCCAGCTGGGCACTGGCAATATCTCGGTCTCGGCGGCGTTCTACCACGGCGGCACGGTGGTGGGCGTGCTGGCCGTGCTGGCCGAAGCGCTCAAAGGCGTGCTGGCCGTGCTGCTAGCGCGCGCTTTTTTCCCCACCGATCCTGCCTGGGAGCTCATCGCGCTAATTGCACTGGTCCTGGGCCGTTATTGGGGGGGCAAAGGGGCTGGCGCCACCAATGTTACCTGGGGGGTGGTCGTTCACGACTGGGTGGCAGCGGCGCTGATTGCGCTCATTGGCGGCATTAGCTTGACCGTCTTGCGCGATCGCCGCTCGGCTCAGTGGGGCGTTTCGATCCTCATGCCGCTGGTTTTGGGCCTGCGCCATACGGACGAGCCGGGCCGATTCATGGCTGCGGTCGTCCTATCGGTGCTGCTGGGGTGGCTGTTTCGCCGCATGCCTGACGATCTGGACTTGTCGGGACGGGGCAGTCAGAGCTCGGCGCGCGTGTTTCGTTTTTTCCGCGGCGATCGCGCCGTCCGCTCGCTGGATGAGCCGCTGGCGGCCGAGCGCGCCGGCGGCAAGGCCGCCACGCTATCGCAACTCAAGCGCTGGGGCTATCCCGTCCCCGCTGGCTGGGTGCTGCCGCCCGGCGACGACCCGCTGCC from Cyanobacteria bacterium QS_8_64_29 includes:
- a CDS encoding inositol monophosphatase: MDAFWNGVLAFARTTTDRVGRQLLADFGTVQAAQKTDGSLVTQADRWADEQLQAAIAQRFPDHGILSEEAQHTFPNRDWCWAIDPVDGTTNFTRGIPIWGISMGLLYRGVPVFGLVHFPGLGQTFHGFWYGDSGLSGPTGAFCNDHPIRTSADAPSSNHLFNLCARSTSLAAQPFPCKLRMVGVCTYSFLLVATGAALGAEEATPKVWDLAAVWPILQAAGGSSLPLTPEAIFPLVVGQDYGQTSYPSLVVGRADLVPVFRPLVAEIADRVLAAQQ